In Mycobacterium sp. Aquia_216, a genomic segment contains:
- a CDS encoding dsRBD fold-containing protein: protein MHHNTSQSSQTVEVTITCDEHDRRSCAMARLRWRGHTLIGFGLSHVEIDNIGEQLALAQAFSDLSRQLSSISQ, encoded by the coding sequence ATGCACCACAACACCTCCCAGAGCAGCCAGACAGTGGAAGTCACCATTACGTGCGACGAACACGACCGCCGGAGCTGCGCCATGGCCCGCCTGCGGTGGCGGGGTCACACCCTGATTGGCTTTGGGCTGTCCCATGTTGAAATCGACAACATTGGCGAGCAACTTGCGCTGGCTCAGGCCTTTTCGGACCTAAGCCGCCAATTGTCCTCTATCAGTCAATGA
- a CDS encoding Acg family FMN-binding oxidoreductase, whose protein sequence is MNVHFPDAGTIRTVLALASRAPSVHNTQPWRWLVGGQSLHLYSDAERQLPNIDPDGRDLILSCGAALNHCAVAFAAVGWRAKVNRLPNPADPTHLAAIELSRSTADPVDIALAAAIPRRRTDRRHYSSWPVPVGDIGVMAARAARNGITLCEVEDTDKLHKIVTQSVWDHMTHDYLVELTEWSGRYASVAGVPARNTPKSDPKAKIPSRLFAGPALAMPSDSSPAEDNAVVLALGTRDDDSLAQLRAGEATSIVLLTATSMGLASCPVTEPLEIAETREAVHAEIFGSSNYPQMLLRVGWAPINADPLPSTPRRELSEFVEWVADREQNIGG, encoded by the coding sequence ATGAACGTGCACTTTCCCGATGCGGGCACAATCCGGACGGTGCTGGCTCTGGCGTCTCGAGCTCCCTCCGTCCACAACACTCAACCGTGGCGGTGGCTGGTGGGTGGCCAGAGCCTGCATCTCTACTCCGACGCGGAGCGGCAGCTGCCCAACATCGATCCCGATGGCCGAGATTTGATCTTGAGTTGTGGCGCGGCACTCAATCATTGCGCGGTTGCTTTCGCAGCGGTTGGATGGCGAGCGAAGGTGAATCGCCTCCCTAATCCCGCCGACCCCACACACCTTGCGGCGATCGAATTATCTCGCTCAACCGCTGATCCCGTCGATATAGCGCTGGCCGCGGCGATCCCGCGGCGGCGGACCGACCGGCGCCATTACAGTTCCTGGCCGGTGCCGGTAGGGGATATTGGTGTGATGGCCGCGCGAGCTGCTCGAAACGGTATAACGCTGTGCGAAGTCGAAGACACCGACAAGTTGCACAAGATTGTGACTCAATCAGTTTGGGATCACATGACCCATGACTATCTTGTCGAGCTCACCGAGTGGAGTGGACGCTATGCGTCGGTGGCCGGCGTCCCGGCCCGCAATACACCGAAATCCGACCCAAAGGCGAAGATTCCGAGTCGGCTCTTTGCCGGGCCGGCGCTGGCCATGCCATCGGACTCGTCGCCCGCTGAAGACAATGCCGTGGTGCTTGCATTGGGAACTCGTGACGATGACAGCTTGGCTCAGTTACGTGCCGGCGAGGCCACTAGCATCGTGCTGCTGACCGCCACATCGATGGGCTTGGCGAGTTGCCCGGTCACCGAACCGCTGGAGATCGCCGAAACACGCGAGGCCGTGCACGCCGAAATCTTCGGGAGTAGCAACTACCCGCAGATGCTGTTGCGGGTGGGTTGGGCGCCGATCAACGCGGACCCGTTGCCGTCGACACCGCGACGCGAACTCTCCGAATTCGTCGAGTGGGTGGCGGACCGCGAACAAAACATCGGCGGATAG
- a CDS encoding TetR/AcrR family transcriptional regulator: MPGELELDAGQIVAAAVEIMRESGLDAISMRSVASRLGVTPPPVYSRIGNKDALIDAVAEHLLDDLAPILERDETWPDYARRWTHQLRARLTDAADSRLFLQAKRPAYLKASRPLLKSMRRDGMSTDMSVRACRLLTWATVGFVAMDHPPSTNSTRRRGRLAGSDPAGATREEVDELFATHIDYLIEGIRRDGA; the protein is encoded by the coding sequence GTGCCCGGCGAACTGGAGCTCGACGCGGGCCAGATCGTCGCTGCCGCAGTCGAAATCATGCGCGAAAGTGGTTTAGACGCGATCAGCATGCGCAGCGTGGCCAGTCGCTTGGGTGTCACGCCGCCACCGGTCTACTCCCGGATTGGCAACAAGGACGCGTTGATCGATGCCGTCGCCGAGCACCTACTCGACGATCTCGCGCCCATCCTGGAACGCGACGAGACATGGCCGGACTACGCGCGCCGCTGGACCCACCAACTTCGCGCACGACTGACCGATGCCGCCGACAGCCGGCTATTCCTGCAGGCGAAGCGTCCGGCCTATCTGAAAGCCTCCCGGCCACTGCTGAAAAGCATGCGCCGCGATGGTATGTCGACCGACATGTCGGTCCGTGCCTGCCGGCTGTTGACGTGGGCGACCGTCGGTTTCGTCGCCATGGATCATCCGCCGAGCACCAACTCGACGCGCCGAAGGGGCCGGCTGGCCGGCAGTGACCCGGCCGGGGCGACTCGCGAGGAGGTCGACGAGCTGTTCGCCACGCACATCGACTATCTGATCGAAGGTATCCGCCGCGACGGCGCTTAA
- a CDS encoding cation:proton antiporter — protein MVADVQGFGFETLALLTAIGFAGPLLAALPRLRIPVIVGELIAGLVVGKTGFGIVDAANPTFQLLANIGFALVMFVVGTHVPVRGREMRSAVPLALARVLLGGTFALILALGLAAEFGTGHAALYAVLMASSSAAMALPVIDSLRLQGPQVLSVTAQIAVADAACIVLLPLVIDIRSAPAAALGGLAVAGCAAVLFVLLSAIDRRGWRGRLHVYSENHRFALELRTSLIVLFALAALAVSTHVSIMLAGFAVGSVIAAVGEPRRLARQLFGITEGFFSPLFFVWLGASLQVRELGSHPKLILLGLSLGLGAVLVHSAGRLLGQPLPLAVLSAAQLGVPVAAATIGTEEHLLVAGEASALMFGALLTIACASIAGALAARDAA, from the coding sequence ATGGTCGCTGACGTGCAGGGGTTCGGTTTTGAAACACTGGCGCTGTTGACCGCAATAGGTTTCGCCGGCCCGTTGCTTGCGGCGTTGCCGCGCTTGCGGATTCCGGTGATTGTCGGTGAGTTGATCGCGGGGCTCGTCGTCGGCAAGACCGGCTTCGGCATCGTCGATGCCGCCAATCCAACGTTTCAGTTGCTCGCGAATATCGGCTTCGCACTGGTGATGTTCGTGGTCGGCACCCATGTACCGGTCCGCGGTCGCGAGATGCGCTCGGCGGTGCCGTTGGCATTGGCGCGGGTGCTTTTGGGCGGCACCTTCGCTCTCATTCTTGCTCTTGGGCTGGCCGCGGAGTTCGGCACCGGCCACGCGGCGCTTTACGCGGTGCTGATGGCCTCTTCGTCCGCGGCGATGGCATTGCCGGTGATCGATTCGTTGCGGTTGCAGGGACCACAGGTGCTGTCCGTGACTGCGCAGATCGCTGTTGCTGATGCTGCGTGTATTGTGTTGCTGCCGTTGGTGATCGATATTCGAAGTGCACCAGCGGCAGCGCTCGGTGGGTTGGCGGTCGCGGGCTGCGCGGCGGTGCTCTTTGTGCTGCTGAGTGCGATCGACCGCAGGGGCTGGCGTGGGCGGCTTCACGTCTATTCCGAAAATCATCGGTTTGCGCTGGAATTGCGGACCAGCTTGATCGTGCTGTTCGCGCTGGCAGCGCTGGCCGTCAGCACCCACGTGTCGATCATGCTAGCGGGCTTCGCGGTGGGCTCGGTGATCGCGGCGGTCGGCGAACCGCGACGGCTGGCGCGTCAGCTATTCGGCATCACCGAGGGGTTCTTCAGCCCGCTGTTCTTCGTCTGGCTGGGCGCCTCGCTGCAGGTACGCGAGTTGGGTTCGCACCCGAAACTCATTCTGCTAGGTCTAAGCCTGGGGCTGGGCGCTGTGCTGGTGCATAGCGCGGGAAGGCTGCTCGGTCAGCCGCTGCCGCTTGCGGTGCTGTCGGCCGCGCAGCTCGGTGTGCCGGTGGCCGCGGCCACGATCGGTACCGAGGAGCACCTCCTCGTCGCAGGGGAAGCATCGGCGTTAATGTTCGGCGCATTGCTGACGATCGCGTGCGCATCGATCGCGGGTGCCCTGGCAGCGCGTGACGCGGCTTGA
- a CDS encoding acyl-CoA dehydrogenase family protein, with protein sequence MPPFDRDKAALLERDELVSWKRARELQKTLYDGGFAGICFPREYGGLGLGYEYKKAFDGEALNYETPLLLNVPSFAICCATILDMGSEEQKRTHIQAALRGEEVLVQLLSEPSGGSDLAGVITRADRRDGRWIINGAKTWSTWAFAADYGLCLARTDWDAPKHEGLTMFLVPLAHPGITINRVQQINGSIEFCEEFFDDADVGDDAVVGEPGKGWEVASRQLYHERRSMGDGSEYTSGPGISEAEDVSIDLLSLVDKTNQQESERVREMIGRALVHRTVARQLSEHVFHAVASGALPPTAGSIVRLSMAAVHDVETDTAVAVTGTAAVVEDDAQLVDIGIRYLGRQIASIGGGTTEMARNVIGERVLNFPREYAADRGVPFNQVRRNRLP encoded by the coding sequence ATGCCGCCGTTCGATCGCGACAAGGCCGCGCTGCTGGAGCGCGACGAACTGGTCTCCTGGAAGCGCGCCCGGGAACTGCAAAAGACACTCTACGACGGCGGATTCGCCGGTATCTGCTTTCCGCGGGAGTACGGCGGGCTCGGACTGGGCTACGAGTACAAAAAGGCTTTCGACGGCGAGGCGCTCAACTACGAAACGCCGTTGCTTCTCAACGTGCCATCCTTCGCTATCTGCTGCGCGACCATCCTCGACATGGGCAGCGAGGAGCAGAAACGTACCCACATCCAAGCGGCCCTGCGCGGCGAAGAAGTACTGGTACAGCTGCTGTCCGAGCCCAGCGGTGGTTCGGACCTCGCGGGCGTCATCACCCGGGCCGACCGCCGGGACGGACGCTGGATCATCAACGGCGCCAAGACCTGGAGCACTTGGGCGTTCGCCGCGGACTACGGGCTGTGCCTGGCCCGGACCGATTGGGACGCACCGAAACACGAGGGGCTGACAATGTTCCTGGTGCCCCTTGCGCATCCCGGAATAACGATCAACCGCGTCCAGCAGATCAATGGCTCCATCGAATTCTGCGAAGAGTTCTTCGACGACGCCGACGTGGGAGATGACGCCGTTGTCGGTGAACCGGGCAAGGGGTGGGAAGTCGCGTCGCGGCAGCTCTACCACGAACGCCGCAGCATGGGCGACGGCTCGGAATACACCAGTGGGCCGGGAATCTCTGAGGCCGAGGATGTTTCGATCGACCTGCTGTCGCTGGTCGACAAGACGAACCAGCAAGAAAGCGAACGCGTCCGGGAGATGATCGGGCGCGCCCTGGTCCACCGCACGGTTGCCCGTCAGCTCAGCGAGCACGTTTTCCATGCGGTGGCCAGCGGAGCCCTGCCACCGACCGCGGGTTCGATCGTCCGCCTATCGATGGCGGCGGTGCACGACGTCGAGACGGACACCGCAGTCGCCGTCACGGGTACTGCGGCCGTCGTCGAGGACGACGCGCAACTGGTCGATATCGGCATCCGCTACCTGGGTCGCCAGATAGCCAGCATCGGTGGCGGCACCACCGAAATGGCACGGAACGTGATCGGCGAGCGAGTGTTGAACTTCCCCCGTGAGTACGCGGCCGATCGTGGCGTGCCGTTCAACCAGGTACGCCGAAACAGACTGCCCTGA
- a CDS encoding SDR family NAD(P)-dependent oxidoreductase — MTDQLFDVADRVILVTGGSRGLGAAMSIGLAGRGARVVIASRKLDTCEALAAMIIESGGQAYPLACHVGDWEALPGVVEAAVSRWGRLDGLVNNAGMSPLAPSLLDTSEVLFDKVIGVNLKGPTRLTALAATAMAATGGGSIINISSLASVKPTPVTTVYAAAKAGLNALTTASAIEYAGAGVRVNAIICGTFDTDAASGFVRNPELLPALVRRIALGRVGRPDEIVGAVVYLLSEASSYTTGSLMTIDGGVSG, encoded by the coding sequence ATGACCGATCAGTTGTTCGACGTGGCGGACCGGGTCATCCTCGTCACGGGCGGCAGCCGCGGCCTGGGTGCCGCGATGAGCATCGGTCTTGCCGGGCGTGGCGCACGAGTGGTGATCGCAAGCCGAAAGCTCGATACGTGCGAGGCACTGGCCGCCATGATCATCGAGTCGGGCGGACAGGCGTACCCGCTGGCGTGCCATGTCGGCGATTGGGAAGCGCTCCCCGGCGTGGTCGAGGCCGCTGTCTCCCGATGGGGCCGGCTGGACGGGTTGGTCAACAACGCCGGGATGAGCCCGCTTGCCCCCTCACTGCTGGATACCTCAGAGGTGTTGTTCGACAAGGTGATCGGCGTCAACCTGAAAGGCCCGACCCGGTTGACGGCGCTGGCTGCCACGGCGATGGCCGCGACCGGTGGCGGATCGATCATCAACATCAGTTCGCTGGCATCGGTGAAACCAACTCCGGTCACCACGGTCTACGCGGCGGCCAAAGCCGGCCTGAACGCGTTGACCACTGCGTCGGCCATCGAATACGCCGGCGCCGGCGTGCGGGTTAACGCGATCATCTGCGGCACCTTCGACACCGATGCGGCATCCGGCTTCGTTCGCAACCCCGAGCTGCTGCCGGCGCTGGTGCGTCGCATCGCGCTCGGACGGGTGGGCCGACCTGACGAGATCGTCGGTGCCGTGGTCTATTTGCTCTCCGAGGCGTCGAGCTATACCACCGGGTCACTCATGACCATTGACGGCGGCGTCTCCGGATGA
- a CDS encoding Rv1733c family protein: METFTLDPNCWGLAHIFGRNQLLRRADRIEALVKLAVLVASLLAIPLAGVAGGITYSVRDRVYVEEARERHAVVATVIETAPDGSGMNVVQAMWAATTGEHTGPVELTHAAKVGDRIEIWVDNDGHPVAPPTPTWQAVGDAFATAMAALLLVGIGMTSLLTSVRSRLDRARDAQWEREITCMQENGGRTNQR, translated from the coding sequence ATGGAAACGTTTACGTTAGACCCCAATTGCTGGGGGCTTGCTCACATCTTTGGCCGCAATCAGTTGCTTCGGCGCGCCGATCGCATTGAAGCGTTGGTGAAGTTGGCGGTGTTGGTTGCGTCTCTGCTGGCGATTCCCTTAGCCGGGGTGGCGGGCGGCATCACCTATAGCGTGCGCGATCGGGTGTACGTCGAGGAGGCGCGTGAACGCCATGCGGTCGTCGCAACAGTTATTGAGACGGCACCTGACGGCTCGGGAATGAATGTCGTACAGGCGATGTGGGCGGCCACGACGGGCGAACACACGGGTCCGGTTGAACTCACCCATGCAGCCAAGGTGGGTGATCGCATCGAAATCTGGGTAGACAACGACGGCCATCCGGTGGCCCCGCCAACCCCGACATGGCAAGCCGTCGGCGACGCGTTCGCCACCGCCATGGCGGCATTGCTACTTGTAGGTATCGGCATGACGTCACTGCTCACCAGCGTGCGCTCGCGGCTAGACAGAGCGCGTGACGCTCAGTGGGAGCGTGAGATCACATGCATGCAGGAAAACGGCGGCCGGACGAACCAACGTTGA
- a CDS encoding 4Fe-4S dicluster domain-containing protein has protein sequence MARHGKDSDLASFDAAALHCLVEVLIERGYRVVGPTLRDNAIVLAELESAADLPRGWGVDVGPGHYRVRSREDEAAFGHSAGPQSWKKFLHPPRQRLWAGTRDGTTDQQSEEEAPRYAFFGVRGCDLAAIATLDRVLGRSEYPDSFFVGRRRKAFVVAVNCTEPGGLCFCASMGTGPAVGPDYDLALTERLEGDAPSYLVDIGSQEGADVLAAVPHRTADSEEIHCARADVEAAGDRMGRQMPDVDLRNLLIDSRESPQWDEVAGRCLTCGNCTMVCPTCFCTSTEDVSDLTGDHAERWRHWASCFEFDFTFVHGGGSVRQSGRSRYRHWLTHKLGTWHDQFDMSGCVGCGRCIAWCPTGIDITAEMNKMAGDG, from the coding sequence ATGGCTCGACACGGCAAAGACTCCGACCTCGCTTCGTTCGACGCGGCTGCGCTTCATTGCCTTGTCGAGGTGCTGATTGAGCGGGGCTATCGCGTGGTCGGTCCGACCTTGCGGGACAACGCGATTGTGCTGGCAGAACTGGAGTCGGCGGCCGACCTGCCGCGCGGCTGGGGTGTCGATGTGGGTCCAGGCCACTATCGGGTGCGCAGCCGCGAGGATGAGGCGGCATTCGGGCATTCAGCCGGGCCGCAGTCCTGGAAAAAGTTCTTGCACCCACCACGGCAGCGACTGTGGGCTGGTACTCGGGACGGGACGACCGATCAGCAATCCGAAGAGGAGGCCCCGCGGTACGCATTCTTCGGTGTGCGGGGATGCGACCTGGCCGCCATTGCCACCCTCGACCGGGTGCTCGGTCGTTCTGAGTACCCTGACAGCTTTTTCGTCGGTCGCCGGCGGAAGGCCTTCGTGGTCGCCGTGAACTGTACGGAACCGGGCGGCCTTTGCTTCTGCGCGTCGATGGGCACCGGTCCAGCGGTTGGACCGGACTACGATCTCGCTTTGACCGAGCGCCTCGAAGGTGATGCGCCGTCGTACCTTGTCGACATCGGTAGTCAGGAAGGCGCCGATGTGCTCGCGGCGGTGCCGCACCGGACGGCCGATAGCGAGGAAATCCATTGCGCGCGTGCCGATGTCGAGGCCGCTGGCGACCGGATGGGCCGCCAGATGCCGGACGTGGACCTGCGAAATCTGTTGATTGATTCACGCGAGTCGCCACAGTGGGACGAGGTTGCCGGTCGCTGTTTGACCTGCGGCAACTGCACGATGGTGTGCCCGACGTGCTTTTGCACCAGCACTGAAGACGTCAGCGATCTCACCGGTGACCACGCCGAGCGCTGGCGACACTGGGCGTCGTGTTTTGAGTTCGACTTCACCTTCGTCCACGGCGGCGGCAGCGTCCGCCAATCTGGCCGGTCGCGTTACCGGCATTGGTTGACCCACAAGCTAGGCACTTGGCATGACCAGTTCGACATGTCGGGTTGCGTCGGCTGCGGGCGATGTATCGCTTGGTGTCCCACCGGTATTGACATCACCGCAGAAATGAACAAGATGGCCGGCGATGGTTGA
- a CDS encoding phosphotransferase family protein encodes MSTAATSFDVARFREWLADATGETAQVSVTPIRGGGSCEMFRVDRLGQAWVVRRAPLATVSDTAHQVIREARIMETLGAAGIPVPTVLARTDDPAILGAPFFVMSYVDGGVIRRDGLPEALLADPSSHGLIGEQLIDTLVQLHSVDWTGTELAELSHPQGFLPRQVDRWLTQLARYRARDLAGVDELADWLRDSLPADGDLTVMHGDYKLDNVIWAPAPPPRIVCVVDFEMTTVGDPLIDLAWAMIFWPVAGNPIALGSPDVPHGMDREHCQTPDQLIARYAVATGRDLSQFDWYQVFSAWKLAIVLEASYAKFLRGESRNPIHEFFGPVIDELLSRARRFAR; translated from the coding sequence ATGAGCACTGCCGCAACGAGTTTCGACGTCGCGCGGTTTCGCGAATGGCTCGCCGACGCGACGGGTGAGACCGCGCAGGTGTCGGTGACCCCCATTCGAGGGGGCGGCAGCTGCGAGATGTTCCGCGTCGACCGCTTGGGCCAGGCGTGGGTGGTGCGTCGCGCTCCCCTGGCCACGGTTTCCGACACCGCTCATCAGGTCATCCGCGAGGCGCGGATCATGGAGACGCTGGGCGCGGCGGGAATACCGGTGCCCACCGTACTGGCTCGTACCGACGACCCCGCGATCCTGGGCGCGCCGTTCTTCGTGATGTCCTACGTCGACGGCGGTGTGATCCGTCGCGACGGACTCCCCGAAGCGCTGCTTGCCGATCCGTCGTCACACGGGTTGATCGGCGAGCAGCTGATCGACACCCTGGTGCAGCTGCACTCGGTCGACTGGACGGGCACCGAGCTGGCCGAACTATCCCACCCACAGGGGTTTCTGCCTCGCCAGGTCGATCGGTGGCTCACGCAGCTGGCGCGGTACCGGGCCCGTGACTTGGCCGGGGTGGATGAACTTGCCGACTGGCTGCGCGATAGCCTGCCCGCCGATGGCGATCTCACCGTCATGCACGGCGACTACAAGCTGGACAATGTCATCTGGGCGCCGGCACCGCCACCGCGGATCGTCTGCGTCGTCGACTTCGAGATGACGACGGTGGGCGATCCCCTGATCGACCTGGCCTGGGCGATGATCTTCTGGCCGGTGGCCGGAAATCCCATCGCACTGGGATCGCCCGACGTGCCGCACGGCATGGACCGCGAGCACTGCCAGACGCCGGATCAACTGATTGCGCGGTACGCCGTGGCCACCGGTCGCGATCTGTCACAATTCGACTGGTATCAGGTGTTCAGCGCGTGGAAGCTGGCGATCGTGCTGGAGGCGTCGTATGCAAAATTTCTGCGCGGCGAGTCCCGCAACCCGATCCACGAGTTCTTCGGCCCGGTGATCGATGAACTGCTCAGCCGGGCAAGGAGGTTCGCGCGATGA
- a CDS encoding Acg family FMN-binding oxidoreductase: MTTVATDALKGAVALACRAPSYHNSQPWLWVVDRDGLHLYLDPARVVQTDPTQRQALISCGAALDHLRVAMAAAGWKATVGRCPDPNNLKHLASITFTEMTDVTEEQQRRADAIAMRRTDRLPFDPIPGWADFETALRSQLDDTVALLDVINDADRHELAYATELTDSLRFYDSPYFATLQRWTAPFEASEGIPYDSLVSADEGDRVDVARTFPFSHNPERRAQTPIDLSTILVISAHHDTRRDVLGCGETLSTILLEATVAGLATCTLTHLTELAPSRHLVEELTGHPLPQVLVRIGRAPRNEHYPPPTPRRPLDDVLTVNL, translated from the coding sequence ATGACAACTGTTGCAACGGACGCGCTCAAAGGCGCGGTGGCACTGGCTTGCCGGGCCCCCTCTTACCACAACAGCCAGCCTTGGCTCTGGGTTGTCGACCGCGACGGACTGCACTTGTACTTGGATCCGGCACGCGTGGTGCAAACCGATCCCACGCAGCGGCAAGCGCTGATCAGTTGCGGGGCGGCTCTCGACCACCTACGCGTCGCAATGGCAGCCGCCGGGTGGAAAGCCACTGTTGGTCGCTGTCCTGACCCCAACAACCTCAAACATCTGGCTTCAATCACGTTCACGGAGATGACCGATGTCACCGAGGAACAACAACGCCGCGCCGACGCCATCGCCATGCGCCGCACCGACCGCCTCCCGTTCGACCCGATCCCGGGGTGGGCCGACTTCGAAACTGCACTGCGAAGCCAGCTCGACGACACGGTTGCGCTGCTAGACGTCATCAACGACGCTGATCGCCACGAGCTGGCTTACGCAACCGAGCTGACGGATAGCTTGCGCTTCTACGACTCCCCCTATTTCGCGACGCTCCAGCGGTGGACGGCGCCGTTCGAGGCAAGCGAAGGCATTCCATACGACTCTTTGGTCTCAGCGGACGAAGGGGATCGTGTCGACGTAGCACGCACCTTCCCGTTCAGCCATAACCCTGAACGGCGCGCCCAGACACCGATTGACCTGTCCACAATCTTGGTGATCTCGGCACATCATGACACCCGCCGCGATGTGCTCGGGTGCGGAGAAACGCTGTCGACAATATTGCTGGAAGCTACCGTCGCTGGCCTGGCCACCTGCACCCTCACCCATCTCACCGAGCTCGCTCCCAGCCGACACCTCGTCGAGGAGCTGACCGGGCACCCACTGCCCCAGGTGCTGGTCCGCATCGGCCGCGCCCCCCGCAATGAGCACTACCCTCCACCGACCCCGCGGAGGCCGCTAGACGATGTGTTGACCGTGAACCTCTAG
- a CDS encoding TetR/AcrR family transcriptional regulator: MAKPLIPADDILTHALELLDSEGIEALSVRRLSAALKISPRTLYQQVGNREALIRALVARHFAQLKLDFKEYDTWESTALHWCLALRNTLRSHPFLTELMTIDDRSAVTDYVNALLKATLQEGIPRPLATECCRGLAHMTINHSIVEVRGLREPERSAAETANIEQNFPRLVEWVITGVRAAAGDVDPKAIRPRRARRSSGDAAVNGHE, encoded by the coding sequence ATGGCCAAGCCGCTGATCCCGGCCGACGACATTCTCACGCACGCCCTGGAACTGCTGGATTCCGAAGGGATCGAGGCTCTCAGCGTTCGTCGACTATCGGCAGCGCTGAAGATCTCGCCGCGGACGCTGTATCAACAAGTCGGCAACCGCGAAGCCTTGATCAGGGCGTTGGTGGCCCGCCACTTCGCGCAGCTGAAACTTGACTTCAAGGAATACGACACCTGGGAGTCGACGGCGCTGCACTGGTGCCTGGCATTGCGCAACACCCTTCGCTCCCATCCCTTTCTGACCGAGCTGATGACCATCGACGACCGCAGCGCCGTCACCGACTATGTCAATGCCCTACTCAAAGCTACGCTGCAAGAAGGTATCCCACGCCCGTTGGCCACCGAGTGCTGCCGGGGCCTGGCGCACATGACGATCAACCATTCCATCGTCGAGGTGCGCGGGCTGCGTGAACCGGAGCGCTCCGCAGCGGAGACGGCCAATATCGAACAGAATTTCCCCCGACTGGTCGAATGGGTGATCACCGGGGTGCGGGCAGCGGCGGGCGACGTCGATCCCAAAGCGATCCGGCCGCGGCGGGCCCGCCGATCATCCGGAGACGCCGCCGTCAATGGTCATGAGTGA
- a CDS encoding universal stress protein, which produces MVVVGCRGQHALRRILLGSVSTGLAHHAHCPVAVIHDDATKATAAPANCMKRVKTGWVSVRPLAQHGSTTQSRFRGGSKAPNVAIRDQGLCPVPAVSSSVDIDSAHDGRSR; this is translated from the coding sequence ATGGTCGTGGTGGGCTGTCGCGGGCAGCACGCTTTGCGTCGGATTCTCCTCGGCTCCGTCAGTACCGGGTTGGCCCACCACGCGCACTGCCCGGTCGCAGTAATTCATGACGACGCAACCAAAGCTACTGCAGCGCCTGCGAATTGCATGAAGCGTGTGAAGACTGGCTGGGTGAGTGTGAGGCCGCTTGCCCAGCATGGGTCCACCACACAAAGTCGCTTCCGCGGAGGGTCTAAAGCCCCCAATGTTGCGATTAGGGACCAAGGACTCTGCCCGGTCCCAGCTGTTTCGAGCAGTGTCGATATCGATTCAGCACATGACGGGAGATCCAGGTGA